The DNA segment TTGAttagatataaaaataatatttttttagcatGGGATTCACCAACTCCTTGAAGCAAACAATAagtggagttcacaactcctaCTTCTAAACACTCTGGGTCAAACACACCCTGAAAGAAAATCTATAAACAAACACTCACAAGCACAAAGCAAGAAATTAAGCAAATAAGAAGATTTGCCCACTAGAGTTATTCTtaggatttttgttttttcctaATATTGTGAATAGACAAGAGAAGAGAGTTggaaatgtttttaaatttccAGGAATTCTTTAAGGTGATTATATTGATTCTTCATCAACATGTAGAATCAAAATTGACAACAAAACATGTGTAGATTCCACAGGATCTGTCCAAGCATCCacaataaaaactaaacattatttcggtgtctttttttcttttttctttttttttttttgagatgagaaacaatttcattgataaatgaaataaaagatattttaacATAATTATCAACCAACCATATCTTGtagttataatatttttcccaaaaaattgCTCCCTCACATATTTTTGAGGTGATTACCCTAAGGCACACCAAAAAGGATAGAAGATAATAGAaacttaaatataatataacataagcCAACTTCATCTATAAGTTGAATACAAAAACCATCATAGCAATAGCCAATAGCCAATAGCCAAACGCAATTACCAGAAACAACATTGCACAACCAGACATGTCACAGATAAAAGATATACgtatacatatataattatacatatatattttgacAGCAATCCACATTGATTCATATGAATACTGTAGATGTATTAAATAAACCATCTTTGGATATTTCACCTATGTAATGTATAGATGTAAAGATACTGGATGGTTTAGATTGGGAGCAATTTGCGCGTACCATATACCTTGCGCATGCCTTTGAGAAAAATGACACTCAGAGTTTTGGTAGAGTAATCCGCAGTAATCCATCCCTGCAACCACATAaaaagaagacaacaccacCGTGCCATTAGCGAGCAAGCGAGTGAActatctatttaaaaaaataaaataaataaataaaaactaaaaaaaataagtaaataaaacagGGTATGAAAATGAGCAGTTTGGCTATCTGTCATACAAATCCACGAGTGAAGGGGAAAAGAAAAGGCATTGTGGGCACATGTGCAGAATTAGCCTCATGAAAATACTGGGATGGACAGCTTGAAGTTGAAAGCTATTCAGATGTAACGTTGCGAAGGACTGGCATCTTGCTACTTACCAGAACTCAGCTAATACTCCATCCTTGTTAATGTTGGTTGGAAGTGGCCACACAACCTGGTAAGGACCTTGTAAAATCTCTCTCTTGTGATATGAAGAGATAGAGTCGCTTGAATATCCTACTACTTCACAGTATTGATTTGAGCGTTTGCCGATTATAGTCAACCTGCCAGAGAACAGCTTTCCACTATCAGATCAATGTATTTATACACTCATATTTAAGTTTACTTGAGTTTTTGGATTTGTAGTAATTTAACGTGATATCATATAGAAAACCTTGCGTTGTAATCATCTCATGTTAGTTAGAGATTGTTTTAAGAGAGGATTAAAATGACCCACAGGGTTAGGGATGATAAAGCCATTTTGACCCAAATCCACCCCATTTATATtcctatattcatattaatagtTCATATATAAGTTTCATGCTAACATTCAAGCTTACATGAGGCAAAGATTATCGAAAACATATTGAAAAGATTGTTCTCCATCAtcatttttctcttcaatttttaAATCCAAGTCCCATAAGAGAAGTGTGTTGAAGATAtatcaatgaataaaattacaaaagcATTTCAAAGAATCTCAAATTTCAAAGAATCTTTATAAAATCGTTGTCTTACTTTTGGTCATCGACCTCAACTCTAATGTCATTGATCTTGACTCCTGGAATTTCCACGGTCAATACATAACCTCGGCCCGATTCTGCCACATCCATCCTCGGAGACAATCCACCAATTCCTGTATTAGAATAAGAAAAATAGAAGTAAATATGTATGCCCTTTTCAATTCacattaaagaagaaaaagaagtaaattctaTGCTTCAACATCATGTGGCCAAGAGCCTGaggtacattcagctttatctaTTCATCAATAGCTaattgaaaaatcaacaacCAACCATTTGATCCAGAGGATGGCTGTTTTATCTCTGAAATGAAATGGTTATTATGTTCATTGATTCCCAAACATGCCCTGGCAAACAATGGAGGTTCAGATgcaatcaaattgaaattctGAGCCACAGGCTGTTCCATTCCAACACTCGGAATCCTTCCTTCCTCTGCAGGTCTTGAATACAATGGTCCTTCAGAGACATCCCAAAACGCCTGAGAATTAGACCGTTGATTACCCTGAAATATCATTTTAAGGTCAGAGAAAGAGAACAAAACCAAGGTCTCCAGAAAGAGAGAGCAAAAGTTCTGAAAGAAATGTGAAGTGTTCAATCACTACTACAGTGAATTCAATTTCATAAGTTAATCACCTCTGTAGTTGAACCCTGCCTCATATAAGCGCCACAAGCTTCGGATCCTTGTCTTGCAAAGTACGTCTTATTATCGCACCTTCGAATGACAGAACTACAATTCTAATCACCCCgaagaaaaaacataaacacGTTAAGAAATCAAGCAACCCCAAATCCTTAAACAGACAAAATGGGTACCCAATAGCATCAATCAAACGTATATTACAAAATTTCAGTAATAACACTGTACGATCTAGAATTTAcacccaaaaaagaaaagagttcgTCGGGAAAAAAGATACACAGAAGAGTACCGCAGGGAGAACATGGCCATGTGCGGGGGAAATATCGCCGGCGGGAGCGAGGTGGGCGGCAAGGACGTCGAGTCTGCGTTTTCCGGCGTGATGCTCCATCAGAATATTGCCGAAAAGCTGGAGAAAACCCTGAGATTGAATTAAACTGTAGCGAGGCCTTTGCAGTGAACAAGTGATTAGTGGTTGGCGCGAGGAGGTATAGAAGTGGGAGatacaagatttttttttttttttcttaaaatatcgTTTTTGACCTTACTTATTTGGTTGAGATAATTTGTATCTATACAAAATAGAATTTGTCCCACGTcctaaaataaattgaatagGAGAGGGATAGCTCATCTATTCATTATAATTGAATATAAGAGTAATAGTTCATCTATTTTTACAAAGAAAGAGAAgtcgtttaatttttttttcaatatgagatctcaacaaaaaaaaaaatattatattgtatgtgtACTAGACTCTCGACTCTTATCGCATCTTACTTCTTGCAATTTAATTATTCGATTTCTTTTAATACAAATAGTGAGAGCAAAAG comes from the Benincasa hispida cultivar B227 chromosome 5, ASM972705v1, whole genome shotgun sequence genome and includes:
- the LOC120077066 gene encoding uncharacterized protein LOC120077066, whose amino-acid sequence is MEHHAGKRRLDVLAAHLAPAGDISPAHGHVLPANCSSVIRRCDNKTYFARQGSEACGAYMRQGSTTEGNQRSNSQAFWDVSEGPLYSRPAEEGRIPSVGMEQPVAQNFNLIASEPPLFARACLGINEHNNHFISEIKQPSSGSNGIGGLSPRMDVAESGRGYVLTVEIPGVKINDIRVEVDDQKLTIIGKRSNQYCEVVGYSSDSISSYHKREILQGPYQVVWPLPTNINKDGVLAEFWDGLLRITLPKL